One part of the Dysidea avara chromosome 10, odDysAvar1.4, whole genome shotgun sequence genome encodes these proteins:
- the LOC136268933 gene encoding intraflagellar transport protein 43 homolog A-like, translating into MSEVNVLEENTNTEDSPPKPPPKVLGWSEEPKGKRKRDRQPEVMPEELNQESDDSADDSIPVIPDIDEVAEEALVTQIAAPPTVALNRFATYKQLDSDLHKHAGLFTLDGDIDLKLLADVLSSEDDVREEDETWEWDKLFSKVSNDLTTNRDGQLSAPPSVNDLSTVTVTQ; encoded by the coding sequence ATGAGCGAAGTGAACGTGCTAGAAGAAAACACGAACACGGAGGATAGTCCACCTAAACCACCTCCTAAGGTTCTGGGATGGTCAGAAGAGCCGAAAGGGAAACGGAAAAGAGACCGCCAACCCGAAGTCATGCCAGAAGAACTTAATCAAGAAAGTGACGATTCAGCAGACGATAGTATCCCGGTTATACCGGATATCGATGAAGTGGCAGAAGAGGCGCTCGTAACACAGATAGCAGCCCCGCCCACAGTAGCACTAAACAGGTTTGCTACATACAAACAACTTGATAGCGACCTGCATAAACATGCTGGACTGTTTACACTTGATGGAGACATTGATCTCAAGTTGTTAGCTGATGTGCTGTCATCAGAAGATGACGTTAGGGAGGAAGATGAAACGTGGGAGTGGGATAAGTTGTTTTCTAAAGTCTCTAATGATTTAACAACTAACAGGGATGGTCAATTATCAGCTCCTCCATCAGTGAATGACTTGTCAACTGTAACAGTAACACAATGA